The proteins below come from a single Thermopolyspora flexuosa genomic window:
- a CDS encoding glycoside hydrolase family 6 protein codes for MDGVLLEGDPVRVGPYRIVRRLGEGGMGVVYLAEAPSGEQVAVKLIHRHLAADSEFRRRFRREVETARRVARFSTAAVLDADVDGPTAYLVTEYVPGPTLLEEVRRRGPLRGSALEGLAVSTATALRAIHAAGVVHRDLKPSNVLLSPLGPKVIDFGLARLADGSTQSMLALGTPAYMSPEQARREKVTTASDIFSWGGVMVFAATGSPPFGSGPGQDVLYRVVHDEPQLPRIDGVLGELVARALAKDPAARPTAEQLVDALAAGHTRNLTAPLPSPRPDATPSTGPSTVPSTVPSGAARRRWPVRAAAAGLVVACLVATGALLALSGTDDDGAPAMRRQGVAGGNPLREGARLFAPPDGDAARQAQVWEAQGRAADAALMRALARVPQAIRLAGGGPEQVRRTVQDTMAQAARQDAVPVFVTDFVPQRDCHNGGAASPEAYRAWIDAVAQGIGDGRAVVALEPAGLSRAPGTPECPAGGPQALRQRYADLGYAVTRLGGLPRTAVYLDGGLADWPSLEASAERLAAAGVAGADGFYLNVNGHRPTRDSVAWGVRLAKCVHLRLSAGATACPEDALRHVPDDTAELPRFVVDTSRNGTGEWRPPPGRFADPQEWCNPPGRGAGARPTTTDTGHALVDALLWLNDPGRSTMRCTRGTAGPEDPVYGVVTPDAGRWWPELALERARNAVPPLTE; via the coding sequence ATGGACGGTGTCCTCCTCGAGGGTGATCCGGTCCGGGTCGGCCCCTACCGCATCGTGCGCCGCCTGGGCGAGGGCGGCATGGGGGTCGTGTACCTGGCCGAGGCGCCGTCGGGGGAGCAGGTCGCGGTCAAGCTGATCCACCGGCATCTCGCCGCCGACTCGGAGTTCCGGCGGCGGTTCCGGCGCGAGGTGGAGACGGCGCGGCGGGTCGCCCGGTTCTCCACCGCGGCGGTGCTCGACGCGGACGTGGACGGGCCCACCGCCTACCTCGTCACCGAGTACGTGCCGGGGCCGACGCTGCTGGAGGAGGTGCGCAGGCGGGGGCCGCTGCGCGGCTCCGCCCTGGAAGGGCTCGCGGTGAGCACGGCGACGGCGCTGCGCGCGATCCACGCCGCCGGGGTGGTGCACCGGGACCTCAAGCCGTCGAACGTGCTGCTGTCGCCGCTCGGCCCGAAGGTGATCGACTTCGGTCTGGCCCGGCTCGCGGACGGGTCCACCCAGTCGATGCTCGCGCTCGGCACCCCGGCGTACATGTCGCCGGAGCAGGCGCGGCGGGAGAAGGTGACGACCGCGTCCGACATCTTCTCCTGGGGCGGGGTGATGGTGTTCGCCGCGACCGGCTCCCCGCCGTTCGGCAGCGGCCCCGGGCAGGACGTGCTCTACCGGGTGGTGCACGACGAGCCGCAGCTGCCGCGGATCGACGGCGTGCTGGGCGAGCTGGTGGCACGGGCGCTGGCGAAGGACCCGGCCGCCCGCCCCACGGCCGAGCAGCTCGTCGACGCGCTGGCCGCCGGGCACACCCGGAACCTGACCGCTCCCCTGCCGTCCCCGCGTCCGGACGCGACGCCGTCCACCGGGCCGTCGACCGTGCCGTCGACGGTGCCGTCGGGCGCGGCGCGCAGGCGGTGGCCGGTGCGTGCCGCGGCGGCGGGCCTGGTGGTGGCCTGTCTCGTCGCGACCGGGGCACTGCTCGCCCTGTCGGGCACGGACGACGACGGCGCCCCGGCCATGCGGCGGCAGGGCGTCGCGGGCGGGAACCCGCTGCGGGAGGGCGCGCGGCTGTTCGCGCCGCCGGACGGCGACGCGGCGCGGCAGGCGCAGGTGTGGGAGGCGCAGGGCCGGGCCGCGGACGCCGCGCTGATGCGGGCGCTCGCCCGGGTGCCGCAGGCGATCCGGCTGGCCGGCGGCGGCCCCGAGCAGGTGCGGCGCACCGTGCAGGACACGATGGCACAGGCCGCGCGGCAGGACGCGGTACCGGTGTTCGTCACCGACTTCGTGCCGCAGCGCGACTGCCACAACGGCGGCGCGGCGAGCCCGGAGGCGTACCGGGCGTGGATCGACGCCGTGGCCCAGGGCATCGGGGACGGCCGGGCGGTGGTCGCGCTGGAGCCGGCCGGGCTGTCCCGGGCGCCGGGCACCCCCGAGTGCCCCGCGGGCGGGCCGCAGGCCCTGCGGCAGCGGTACGCCGACCTCGGCTACGCGGTGACCCGCCTGGGCGGGCTGCCCCGCACTGCCGTGTACCTCGACGGCGGGCTCGCCGACTGGCCCTCGCTGGAGGCGTCGGCGGAACGGCTCGCCGCCGCGGGCGTGGCGGGCGCCGACGGCTTCTACCTCAACGTGAACGGCCACCGCCCGACCCGGGACTCCGTGGCCTGGGGCGTACGCCTGGCCAAGTGCGTGCACCTGCGCCTGTCGGCGGGCGCGACCGCCTGCCCCGAGGACGCGCTGCGCCACGTGCCCGACGACACGGCCGAGCTGCCCCGCTTCGTGGTCGACACGAGCCGGAACGGCACCGGCGAGTGGCGGCCACCGCCGGGGCGGTTCGCCGACCCGCAGGAGTGGTGCAACCCGCCCGGCCGCGGCGCGGGCGCCCGGCCCACCACCACCGACACCGGCCACGCCCTGGTCGACGCCCTGCTCTGGCTCAACGACCCCGGCCGCTCCACGATGCGCTGCACCCGCGGTACGGCGGGCCCGGAGGACCCGGTGTACGGGGTGGTCACCCCGGACGCGGGCCGGTGGTGGCCCGAGCTCGCCCTGGAGCGGGCGCGCAACGCCGTACCCCCGCTCACCGAGTGA